A window of Fibrobacter sp. UWEL genomic DNA:
ATTGGGGGAAGTTTCTATTTAGTTTAATGGGGACGTGATCCTTGGTTGGGGGTCAGATTTTTTTTTTCAAAAAATTTTGATTTGCCTATTGACTTTTTGTTGTAATGATTATAAATTTGTAATAGTTACAAAGGAAAGAGCCGGTTGAGATAGTGCCGGCTTCACAAAAATAACCCGCGCGATGGTTTTATGGCAATAGACGTTGCGCAAATCTCGGCGAAGGCCGAAGGAGACATAATATGAAGGTTTGGAAGTGCAAGGTCTGCGGTTACATCCACATGGGTGAAGAAGCTCCCGATGAATGCCCCCTCTGCAAGGCTAAGAAGGCTGCATTCGTATGCGAAGGTGAATCCGCTGCAGCAGCTGCATCCAACGGCGCAAAGGTCGTGAAGACTGTTTTCGCTGACGAACACAAGGTGGGCATCGCCAAGGGTCTGGATCCGGAAGTGGTTCAGGGTCTCCGCGAAAACTTCAACGGCGAATGCTGCGAAGTGGGTATGTACCTTGCCATGAGCCGTCAGGCTGATCGCGAAGGCTATCCCGAAGTTGCAGAAGCTTACAAGCGTATCGCTTTCGAAGAAGCTGAACATGCTGCAAAGTTTGCAGAACTCCTGGGCGAAGTGGTTCACGCTGAC
This region includes:
- a CDS encoding NADH peroxidase, with the translated sequence MKVWKCKVCGYIHMGEEAPDECPLCKAKKAAFVCEGESAAAAASNGAKVVKTVFADEHKVGIAKGLDPEVVQGLRENFNGECCEVGMYLAMSRQADREGYPEVAEAYKRIAFEEAEHAAKFAELLGEVVHADTKMNLQLRVAAEAGATEGKLALAKRAKELNYDAIHDTVHEMCKDEARHGGAFEGLLNRYFNK